The Verrucomicrobiota bacterium sequence TACGCTGCTTCAAGTAAGCTCAACGTGGCTTATGTCTGGTCCATGGACGGGGTCCGCTTCTGTCACCTCGGCGCGATCGAAGACGCGATCACCTTGTCGGAGTCGCTCCAGATCGGGCCGGTCGACGTGCTTTTCCTGCCGGCCGGCGGCCCCCCGGCCTTCACGGATGACAAACGCAGACAAACGCTTGAGCGCCTGAAACCCCGGCTCATCGTACCGATGATGTACGCAACCCGTTATTCGGGCAGAGTCCCGTTACGTCCCCTGGGCGACTGGCTGTCGCGGCTCCATAACCTTAACGTGGTGCGAATTCCGGGGACCCAGTTCACCGTTTCGCACGCCACCCTTCCAGCGACCCCGACGGTTTACATTTTGTCCACGCCTTAACCGGCCGTTCATGAAAGTTCTTATCATCGGGAGCGGCGGGCGCGAGCACGCGCTGGCTTGGAAGCTGCGGCGTTCTGCCCGGGTACACGAAATCTTCGTGGCACCGGGCAACGCCGGTACCGCGCGCGTGGCCACGAATGCGGCCATTTCGGCCGGGGACTTTCCGCGCCTCCTGAAATTCGCGGAACAGCAAGACATTGACCTGACGGTCGTCGGCCCGGATAACGCCTTGGCTGGGGGTGTGGTCGACTTGTTTGAGGATGCAGGCAGACGCGTGTTCGGCCCGCGGCAAGCGGCGGCCAGACTCGAGTCGTCCAAGAGTTTTGCCAAGGATTTCATGGTACGGCACGGCATGCCCACCGCTTTTTATGCCGTCTGCAGATCACGGGGCGAAGCGCGCGCGGCGCTGGCAAATTTCAGCTTTCCTGTCGCCATCAAGGCCGACGGTTTGGCGCTCGGCAAAGGGGTGGTAATCGCCCACGACCGGCCCGAAGCGGAGCGGGCCTTTGCGGAAATGATCGAGCACGGACGTTTCGGTGAGGCCGGCCACACGGTTGTGCTGGAGGAATTTCTGGTCGGAACCGAGTGTTCCGTGCATGCCTTGGTCGACGGCCGCAATTTTATCCTGTTTCCCACCGCACAGGATCACAAGCAGTTGTACGAAGGTAACCACGGGCCGAATACCGGCGGCATGGGAACATTCAGCCCTTCCGATAAGTTGGCGGAACCGGACCTGGCCGAAATCCGGCGACAGATCCTGGAACCTTTTCTGCACGGCATCCAGGCGGACAAGTTGGATTATCGAGGGCTGCTCTTTCCGGGACTGATGCTGACTTCGGACGGGCCGAAGGTGCTGGAATTCAACTGCCGCTTCGGCGACCCCGAAACCCAGGCGCTCATTCCCCGCCTGGAGAGCGACCTTCTGGATCTGCTTGAAGCGACTCTGGAGCGGCGCCTCGACCAGGTGACGCCGGCCTGGACCGAACAGGCGGCCGTGTGCGTCGTACTCGCTTCCGGCGGCTACCCTGACCAGTACGAGACGCGAAAACCGATTGCCGGATTGCCGGAAGCCGAGCAACTTGAGGACGTGCTTATTTTTCATGCCGGCACCCAGCAGGAAGACAACCGGGTGCTGACGGCCGGTGGCCGTGTTCTGGGAGTTACTGCGCTGGGCGCAAACCTTCCAACCGCGCGTCGCCGTGCTTACGATGCCGTTGAGCGGATAAATTTTGATGGCTGTTATTTCCGGCGCGACATCGGGCTAATCTGAATTCGAGGGAGAAACCTTATGCGCGCTTGCCGCCGCTTTGCGGCATTAGTTCTTATCGGCTTGGCGTCGTGGGCCGGCGCCCAGCCCGTCACCATTCCGCAACCCGCAGGCACGGCGGCGGCCGTCACCTCTCCTGGCGTGATTTCCCAGCCCGGTCCGGGCCATTCTCCGGCTCCGGCGGTGCGCGAGTCGGTCGATAAACTTGGCCCCGGCGAGCTGCAACAGATCTTGTCGGAGATCAAGTCCCGTTACGTCGACCCGCAGGCCTTAGGCAATCAGGAACTAAGCGAGGCTACCCTGGAAGGGTTGTTGTCCCGGCTGGGGCCCGGCATTTCCCTGGAGGCCTCGGGAGCCGGTCCGGTGCCGGCCCCGGACCGGCCGTTCCGGAGCGAAATCCTGCTTGGCCGGTTCGGGTACATCCGGCTGGGAGGAACCAACCCGCAAACGTTGTCGAAGCTGGACGCGACCTTGAAAGATTTCCGGACGCGCAGCTTGAACGGCGTGGTGCTTGACCTTCGAACGGTGCCGCCCGGCGACGATTACGGGCAGGCGTCGGAAATCGCGGCCCGCTTCGTCCCGCCTGACACGGAGGCTTTTCGCTCGATTCAGGCGAAGACCCAGGAAGAGCGCGCGTTTAAAACCGCCGGCGAACCGCTCTATACGGGTCCTCTCACGGTCCTGATCAACCATGACGTCGCCGGGCCGGGAGAAGCTTTGGCCGTGGCGTTGAAAAAGTATGCCCGCGCTCTCCTGATCGGCGAACGGACCGGCGGCCGGACGGTCCTGTATGACCGTGTACCCGTCGGACAAAATCTGGCGTTAAAGATCGCCGTCACCGAGATCAAGGTGCCGGGTATGCCGGACATCTTTCCGAATGGCGTCGTGCCGGACCTCGAAGTGAAACTGCCGGCGGCACAGCAGAACGCGATTTTGACGGCAACCGATAACGCATCGAGCCTGCCTTTCGTTACCGAAGATGAACGGCCACGAACCAACGAAGCGGCGCTGGTTGCAGGCAAAAACCCGGACCTGGACGCTTACGAAGAACAGCAGGCAAACAAAGGCAAACCCCTGAAGCTGAAAGACACGCCCCTGCAGCGCGGCCTCGATTTTCTCACGACCATCGCGTTTTACCGGAACGGGTAACAGGTAACGGGTAACGGGTAACGGGTGGCGGGTAACGCGTAATGGGCCGTGCAGGCTATTAAGAACGCCGTCTTGCTTTGGCCTTATCGGGTGCGACCTCAATCAGGTACTTTAGCAGGCCGCCGAACTGAGCCAGAGTGCAATCCGCTTTGGACACCAGGGACTGGTACGCCGGTCCATCGAGCAACCCTTGGTCGAAAGCGTAAATCAATTGGGCCTTAACTTCGCCAGTCGAGCCTTTGGCAATCGTTAGAAACTGGATGAATTCCTGGCGCCCATTCCTTTCAAAACCTTCGGCGAAATTCGATAAAATCGAGATCAGGGCTTTCTCGATTTGCCATCGCAACTGCCTCTCAGGGCGGAAAACCGGCTGACGAATTGTGGTCCCTGTTGCCCGCACAAAGTCCCGGG is a genomic window containing:
- the purD gene encoding phosphoribosylamine--glycine ligase, coding for MKVLIIGSGGREHALAWKLRRSARVHEIFVAPGNAGTARVATNAAISAGDFPRLLKFAEQQDIDLTVVGPDNALAGGVVDLFEDAGRRVFGPRQAAARLESSKSFAKDFMVRHGMPTAFYAVCRSRGEARAALANFSFPVAIKADGLALGKGVVIAHDRPEAERAFAEMIEHGRFGEAGHTVVLEEFLVGTECSVHALVDGRNFILFPTAQDHKQLYEGNHGPNTGGMGTFSPSDKLAEPDLAEIRRQILEPFLHGIQADKLDYRGLLFPGLMLTSDGPKVLEFNCRFGDPETQALIPRLESDLLDLLEATLERRLDQVTPAWTEQAAVCVVLASGGYPDQYETRKPIAGLPEAEQLEDVLIFHAGTQQEDNRVLTAGGRVLGVTALGANLPTARRRAYDAVERINFDGCYFRRDIGLI
- a CDS encoding S41 family peptidase; amino-acid sequence: MRACRRFAALVLIGLASWAGAQPVTIPQPAGTAAAVTSPGVISQPGPGHSPAPAVRESVDKLGPGELQQILSEIKSRYVDPQALGNQELSEATLEGLLSRLGPGISLEASGAGPVPAPDRPFRSEILLGRFGYIRLGGTNPQTLSKLDATLKDFRTRSLNGVVLDLRTVPPGDDYGQASEIAARFVPPDTEAFRSIQAKTQEERAFKTAGEPLYTGPLTVLINHDVAGPGEALAVALKKYARALLIGERTGGRTVLYDRVPVGQNLALKIAVTEIKVPGMPDIFPNGVVPDLEVKLPAAQQNAILTATDNASSLPFVTEDERPRTNEAALVAGKNPDLDAYEEQQANKGKPLKLKDTPLQRGLDFLTTIAFYRNG
- a CDS encoding four helix bundle protein, which codes for MSTVRRFEDFEAFTTARDFVRATGTTIRQPVFRPERQLRWQIEKALISILSNFAEGFERNGRQEFIQFLTIAKGSTGEVKAQLIYAFDQGLLDGPAYQSLVSKADCTLAQFGGLLKYLIEVAPDKAKARRRS